From Solanum stenotomum isolate F172 chromosome 2, ASM1918654v1, whole genome shotgun sequence:
TTTTTGTGAGAAAAATGGTATTATACATAAGGTTAGTGCTCCTTATACTCCCCAACAAAATGGTGTTGCCGAACGGAAAAATAGAACCCTTAAAGAAATGATGAATTATATGCTTTTAAGCTCTGGTCTATCTGACAATATGTGGGGAGAAGCAATCTTGTCTGCATGTTATATTCTTAATAGAGTCCCTCATAAGAAGTTGGACAAGATCTCATATGAGTTGTGGAAAGGGTTTGCTCCtaacttgaaatttttgaagGTGTGGAGGTGTTTGGCTAAGGTTGGTCTACCtgattttaaaagagtaaatgTTGGTTCTAAGACTTATGATACTGTCTTTATTATTTATGCTCAAAATAGTGTTGTATATAGATTTATGTCTCTCAATCTCAATGATCATTCTATTTGTGAATCTAGAGATGCAGAATTTTTTGAGCATATTTTTCCTTTGAAAAATAATGTGTCGAGTGATATGCAAAACAATGCTTCTACATCTATGTCTGTTAATTCTCATGTTGTTCCTTCTTCGAATGTTATTCCTAATGAGCATGAAAATGAACTCAGAAGAAGTAAAAGACGTAGAGTTGAGAGTAAATTTGGTCCTGATTTTATCGCTACTTTCTTAACTAAAAACTTTGATattaatagtttaaatgatgAGTTAGCTAGTGTCTATCTACTTAATAGAAGAAGACCCTAAGACTTATGATGAAGCAATGAGATTAATAGATGTTATATTTTGGAAAGAGgcaattaaaagtgaattagaCTCTATAGTTTCTAATCGCACTTGGGACTTATATGATTTACCTAAAGTTTGTAAGCCCATAAGTAGCAAGTggatatttaaaaaagaaattgagacCTGATGGTacaattgataaatataaggctagacttgtGATTAGGGGTTTTAACCAAAAGAAAGGTGTTGATTACTTTGATACTTATTCTCTTGTTACTAAAATAGCGACCATTAGGACTCTTATTGCTTTAGCCGCTATTCATGATTTAGTGgtacatcaaatggatgtcaaaacAACATTTCTAAATGGTGATTTAGAGGAAGAGATATATGACTCAACCTGAGGGTTTTGTGGTTCCAGGACAAGAGGATAAAGTATGCAAATTGAGAAAGTCCTtgtatggactaaaacaagcacctaAGCAATGGTATGCAAAATTTAATATCATTAGTGGATAATGACTTTGTTGTAAATTTATCTGATACATGTGTTTAGTCTAAGATGATAGGTTCAGATTGTgtgattatatatttatatgtagaTGACATGTTAATTTTTGGTCCTAATGTGAATATTATTAATGAGACCAAgaactttttttcttctaaatttgaaatgaaagaccTTGGTGAAGCAAATGTGATTTTGGGAGTTAAAATCAAAAGAACTGCTAATGGTTTCTCTTTGTGTCAATCTCATTACATTGAAAAGATGTTGAAAAAGTTTGATTGTTTTGATGTAGTTCCAGTGAGAACTCTTTATGATCCTAGCATACACTTGAGGAAGAATAAAAAATCTAGTGTTTCTCAAACTGAATATGCTAAAATAATTGGGAGTGTAATGTTTCTCATGAACTATATTTGGCCTGATATAGCTTAGTAGATATACTCATAATCCCAGTAGTGAACACTGGAATGCTCTTCATCGATTGCTAAGGTATTTAAGAGGTACTATGAATTGGTGTTTGCATTTTAACAAATTTCATGCTATTTTAGAAGGTTTTTGTGATGCAAATTGGGTAACTGACAGTGATGAAGTTAGCTCCACCAGTGGCTACGTGTTTACTTTGGGTGCAGGTGCTATTTCATGGAAGTCTTCCAAATAGACTTACATAGCACGTTCTACCATGGAATCAGAATTCATTACTCTCGAGTTGGCAGGGCAAGAAGCTGAGTGGCTGAGAAATCTGTTGGCGGATGTGCCATTCACCAGTCTCTCTTCATTGTGACTCACAGGCAGCAATTGAAATTGCCAAAATTAGTGTGTACAATGAAAAAGAGAGACATATTCGCATCAAACATGGTGCAGTTAAACAGTTGTTGAAACATGGTATTATTTCCTTGGAATGTAAGGTCCGAAAGAAATTTGGCGGATCCTATGACCAAGGGATTGACAAGGAAAATAATCCTTGAAACGTCGAGGGGGATGGGGCTAAAGCCCATTGATTGAGGTAGTGTGGTGGACCCATAAGGCCTCAATATACACCATATTTTCTATCCCTATGGCGTGAGGTAGTGTTTTATAAGGTTGAGCTTATTTTTCTCTTAATGATTCTATAGCCGTAAGGTGGTCTATTTGAGATAAACTTGATGGAATCACCTACGTGAGTGTAAAGGTGTGATCgccttttatgaaaaatttggGTCGTCTTTCTAGAGCACTCATAAGACCCAAGGGGTGTGTGCATGACCATAAAAGCACTTTGTACCATGGAGATTGCTTAAATTTAAGGATATGATATGTGTTATGAGGGTCTCAATTCATATCCGCTCAGTTCAAGAGTACTTCACTTTGTGGATAATAAGTTGTTGTATCATATCACTACGTGTCAATCAAATCGAAAGATATTGACACTTAAGTACATATTCCTTCCTTTTGTCCAAAAGTTAGTTCTTACTCCTTATCTTGGCATTAGTGGGGGATTGTTGAGTTaattattctaactttattaACTAAATGTAATGCAAAGAGACAAATTCAAAATACGTTTCAAAGGTGAGGATACATCTGTTCCAAACAAAAGTGATGTAATGGCCTTTAATGCCATTAACCTTGACAATACGTTTCTAAAATTAAACTCTCCTACTTGCAACTCCTTTTCTTGCAAATCCTATATAAGAAGAGGCTTTGGTGAGCATAAGAAACAACACTACcaacataaacaaaaagaagagaaaaacttCTTCCTCCTTATTCTTAGAATATTGAGTAcggagccaaaagggcaaaaaaaattgctaaaaattccaaaagggcacatcaattttttttcaaaccaaaagggcaaaattgCTCCTGATGGAGCGATTTTGTTCTGACAAAATTGACAccgttaattattttttttaacatcacTACCCCTGCAgcgtttttctcaaaaaaaaaaaaactttttaaaattgaaatcgCTGCTATATTTCCTTTTCcttaaaaaagtattttttttataaaaaaatcgcTTGCAAGGCTTAAAAAATGGGGTTTCTCAGAAACCAAATAAGCCAacaaagaaatggggtttctcAGAAACCAAATAATCACCATAGTGTTGAGTGTACCAGCTCTTTAGGTCAACCAACACAGGAGGAAATATGTGTTTAGGAAGGGCAACTTGGCCATCAAAGAGTGGTGCAACAATGGCGATTAACAAGAAGTAAACGAAAAGAAGCAAATCCAATAGCTTAACAAAAGCACCCATTTTGATCTTTGTCTCTTTGCAGCAATAGAGGCAGGCACCAAACAGTTCAgctaattttttgagaaaaacgaTGTAGGGGTAGctttgttaaaaagaaaattgacaaAATCGCTGCCAGAGCAACGATTTTAaggaaaaagaatttttttttggacgaAATCGCTGTCCCAACAacgatttttatgttttttaacgGAGTCTATCAGGAGGAAATCGCTCAGTTAGGAgagattttgcccttttggttaaaaaataaattgatgtgcccttttgaaattttgacaATATTTTTGCCCTTTTAGCTTCGGACTCCAAATATTTTTGGGCAATTGGTTTTAAGCAACCTCCAAGCTCTCAGCCACGAGTGCACGTGTTTGAGAGTAACTGTGAAACCTTGGGGAGCGACCGGCTACTACGATTTGCACCAGAGTCGGGCCGAAATTGCTTTCAAGGCAGTGGCTTGCCACGACACAGTGTTTATGATAAGTTATTTACTACTTTATAATTCCAATCTAATATCAATATTGTAGTATTTTTCCCAACAAAGAGTTGTTGACTACTAATGACCACATTCTACCATAATTGATAAGAGTAAAGAAGCACAAATATAATGACCACCAATGAACATAACATGATACATAATATAacatatgatatatttttattaatattaaaatgttacATTAACCATTCCTTTATATATGGTCAAACTCTGTGACctcaaaaaaaaaggaataatacaGGAGCCTAGGTTACaagaaactgaaaaaaaaatactaataagaAAACTAGGAGTAATAGGTCATTAATTGACTAATTGTAGGTCAGTAAATTGTAAATGGGATCAATGTGTAAGCTCTGAAACTGCATAATAAGCAATCATAATGGGAAGTGACACCAGAATGCCAATAATTACcctgaaataaaaaaaattcacatacaTTAGTCTTAATAATCagaatattagaaaaaaaaaatgaagaagaagaagaaaataatccATTTGGTAtggtgaaatattttattttacaatatcATTTACTTTAGTAAAATTTTGTACTTTTTAGATTGAAGCCAATACATTATTTAAATGACACTACTCGAAAATAAGGAATTACTAACGGATAAAATTTCGTATCTGAACAATCAAAAGCCAATGTTGATCTCATTTAGCTATGTGTTAGCtacaaattataagaaaaatcaattaTGTAGGAGTTTTTTAGCGATACATTAGTTAGGGATTATCCACAAATTTCGTAgttaatttcattattttttagtgtgatttgatataaaacgtatttttattataatgtcTTGCCCTAGTCACTAATTTTTCCTctaatatacatattatattattacaaATGGATGTGAATTGAAAGTCTATAGGAGAAAAAGATTATATTATAAGATGAGAAATAAGAGAAATTAATTATGAATGAAATAACTTACACAGCGCTAACAATCTCAGGGTGAACTCCATATTCTTTTGCCAAAACAAAGGAGGCTATGCCTGGGGGTAATGCTGCCTtcaatcataaaatataataataattaaaatatgtgtTATTTTAATAAGTAGTTGACTAGTTcgataataattaaaatatgtgtaaattttaatttgtgatgTCCGTGAACACATGGTCTATTcatcaaattatgtattttttagaATTGATTTAACATTAACGGTTGATACTCATGCTCCGTAAAAGCAAAATTGTATGCTTAGTTTACTTGAAAATAAGCCAATGAcgaataaaacttcaaaacaGATAAAATTGGGAACAAAAAATTAATCACTACCAAGTAAATGGTTACAACGATTcgagtacaatttttttttaaaaataagtaatacTTCGACCATCTAAAGATTCTAAATTTACATGAAAATATTACTACTATTTTAGGGAGTTAAATAGGAGTCACTTTTTCTTTGactataattttttcaatttttttaaaaaatattttgaatattcattAGCTATTTTCCATATAGATTTcaaatagtaaattttatttttaaataattgggAATCTAAACTCAAACTCATAacgattaaaataaaaaaatgaccttCATACACTAAAcataaaattgaaacaaagaaaatagtAATTACTTTTACTTAGACCATAACGATACATTCAAAATTCTCTAAacataatttgagaaaatgaattttttaattataataataatatatttagtatgaTTTAAAGAGAATAGGCTATACGCAGATAAAAATTACCTGGAGTATGGAAGCTCGTAAAACATTGCCATGTAAACCTACGACGAATGATCCTATAGTCATCGTAGCTGGTCCtataaaaaatctcaaaaatagtCCAAATACTATCACTCCTGTGCCACCAGCCATTATTTTCTGTTGCATTGCCACAAATACCCCTGCATTTATGGACCATCAAATTTATTACTACTACTTGGATTTattttccaatttattttatgatatgatataatatgCAATATGTAAAATGTATTCTATAAGAATGTTTTCCTTAGGTCTCACCAAGTAGTTTGGATAATTCTTTCTTTAGTGTTCAGGTTGTGAGGATAAGTTATATCGAATATTCATTTCTTTACATGATATTATAATCAGATCCATCCTTATTCAATGTTTTCGATGTGCTCTCCTCTCATCTCCTCCAATCTTATATCTTTCACACTCCAGATGTCTAGTTCTTAGCTGTGTGGAGTGTACGTTGATGTCCTACATCGGCTAAGAGAGGGGAACAATATGAATTATTTATATGGTCTTGAACAATTATTTTCTCATAAGTAAGTTTTTTAGAATTGAGTtcgattcaaaatttatttatttttcccgCCTCAAGACTCGAAGTCTATTTAAATAGGTAGAATGAAATAGATGCAAGTCTTGAAATCTCACCAATAGTAAACATTCCAATGCCACTTCCTGCCTTTGACATTATTGATATGCATTCCTTCACAATATTCGGCAGTACAAAATGCCACCTAAAAATAGAGAgagacaaattcaaaatttaaaattaacagATTCTAAACACACAGTGATCTATTATAatctataattttaaaaccttATTGATATATTTAATTGATTCGAAACAAAGAAATAGATTCAGTTGAACACATACCTGTCAGCTACAAGAGACCACATTATGCCTAGAAAACAAGCATAAAAGTTAGGATTCTTGGAAAGCTTAGTCCATACAATTGTCATTACTGACCCCAAAGATGGTGTTGTATTTTTGCttgcattattattatcattccCTTCTAAATCTTGATTAGCACCCTCACAAGTCATAATCTCATCTTTGGCATTTTTCAATTCCATCATGAATTGTATAATTATAGACCAAATGAGAAATTGTATTGCCAATGATTGAATCACTAAATCAACACCTACTTGAGGACTCATAGCATTCATTACAGGAATTCCCATAACAAGTGCATTAGTTAAGCTACAAAATGAGAATGTTGTTATGGACCAAGAAAAGTTCCCTTTGCTATAAAAATTAGCCCACAAAGTTAGAAAAAAACCAATGATGGCTTTAGCAATAAGGTCACCACAAATGAAGAGGTAGTTCATTTTATAGGGATTTACTTGGGAAATGAAGTCAAATgtgaaaaaaggaagaacaaaAAAGTAGTTCAATCTATTTATAGCATCACAATGTTCAGCACTAAGTTTGTGCCACCATTTTACAGAACCATAACCAAGACCTAATGCCAAATAAAGTGGCATCATGGCTTCAATAACCTTGTAAATGTCTAGCCACtctatcatatttttttttctagctAGTTTGTGtggaaagaaatgaagaaaatattaaggtagGTGAATTATATTCTTTAGGAAATTAAAATCTTGAGTTATGTAACCTTAAACAACAACTACTTATATACTAATTAGTATTAGTATTACTACTTTGGATATGCTTTGTCCAATAAGATGGATTCCTATCATGTTGGGAAGTGGTAACActtgttattttaaatttgagtcTATTAAACAATGTACCTAGTCAAACATAGATAGAGTGCTATAGTAATTACTGGCCAGAGGGTGTATCTTGGGAGATTTACTCTAATTTTACGTGAAttcatgttttctttttgtagtgttatacttttaaaaaaaatatttaaatatagatgtatGAACTCATACTCGAAATCATATGATGTCATGATGATTGAGTGTATCTCTCTAGGTGAAGTTAGAATCTTAAATCTTTTatcgattttgtttttttttcttctaaaattgGGTAATATCTCTTTAAATGGTTATTGATAACACTTTTGGCATTTTAATAGctttcaaattttcaagtttGTTACATTGGAAATTCCTATAAGAAAATTGATTTAAGTTCAGTGATAAGAACCTAAAGGTTAAATCagtcaaattaatattttaaatccACCTTTTCGTATAGTGCATTCATCTTCTCAAAATTCTAAATACGCTACTGATTCATCCGAACATAGTAACCTTAGCTCAAATACCATTATATGTGTTAAAAGAttgattaataattataaataacaaACTTCAAACCTAGTAAATTAAATGTGTTGTGATAGGAGTCCGAACTCAAATTCATATGATGTGTTCGGTACGGAGGAAAtcgttaatttatttttaaattttttcatgtttggttggtcgaaaaaattgtatatattttctttagGAAAACAAGTTTCTTAAAGATGAGAGATACAACTTCCCTAATGAAAGTGGGAAAAACAAGTTTCATATGTGACTTTCCATATTAATTGTGTTCTCCTCATCCTCCAACCCCACCATCTCACACTCCTACGGTCCTACCCCTTTCatatttatctaaattatatacaaatgtttttaGGATGATATTATTAGGGTCATCTCGGTCATAAGGCCACTAAAACAACTGCTTGGGGCACCAAAATTTTTAGGGTCCCCAATTTTTTCTAAAGAATTTTTtggatagaaaatataatagtaattgtttactttatttaatgTGGAGGTCGTTATAATAATTGAGAAATAGAATAGTGTTTAGTTAATTATaacatcatttttttatgtGGCTACTTATTTTGTTGACTTATTTATATCTTGATAATTATCATAAAACCNTTCCCTAATGAAAGTGGGAAAAACAAGTTTCATATGTGACTTTCCATATTAATTGTGTTCTCCTCATCCTCCAACCCCACCATCTCACACTCCTACGGTCCTACCCCTTTCatatttatctaaattatatacaaatgtttttaGGATGATATTATTAGGGTCATCTCGGTCATAAGGCCACTAAAACAACTGCTTGGGGCACCAAAATTTTTAGGGCCCccaattatttctaaaaaaaaattttgatagaaaatataatagtaattgtttactttatttaatgTGGAGGTCGTTGTAATAATTGAGAAATAGAATAGTGTTTAGTTAATTATAACATCATTTCTTTTATGTGGCTACTTATTTTGTTGACTTATTTATATCTTGATAATTATCATAAACCCACATTATTATTCTTGCATTTACTTTTTTTACTCCTCTTTATATTCTTATTTCCTCATTATTGAGTATTCTAAAGtctattaaacaaataaaaccTTTTGCATTATGAAATATACGTTGTTGTGTGTTTTTAAAAagatcaactttttttttggtgtattctttaaatttcaagCACTGCAACAAATCAATACTATTTTAATATCATTATATCAACTTATGAAATTTAGCACAACtatttcaatatcattatataaacttttcaaagtttaaagtcagattttattattctaactttatattatatattttcattgtTTGAATTCTTACTTCAGAAGGTCTAGACATCATACTTTGTCTAAACTtcacttgtaaaatttattatgttataactattCAATCTATAcatatgacaactaaaaaaaataagatctCGTAACGAAATTTGACTTTAGGCCCCCCAAACTTATTGAGATGGCCCTGGATATTATTACTTACgtattaaatacaaaaaaaatatataaaattcacttattttcctaaaaaaccAGGTCGAAAGAACATTTTCACTCATATGAACACCTCTATAACTTTTCAATGTAAGATCACCATCTGGTCAAACTAATGATCTATGAAGACCTAGTAATACATAAAagcaaaaattaaagaacaatttGCAATATAGTAAACCAAGTTTTAATCAGTAGTCAATAATATAAAAGGCGTTAATTAGGGGATTTTTTTGGTCAGCCCAATAAATGCTAATGCATGGCTGACTTGAGAAAATTCTAACATGGGGAGTGATGGAAGTCTTCTATTCCTATTTGGTAAGATTTGGTTGGCTATCATTTTATACTCTCTCCGTCTCATAATAGACAACATCTTACTGAAAATATTTGTCTCATACTTCCTTCgtctacttttaattgttaCTGTCTCCATTCAACAATAGTTatccactatactaaaaatagttgttcaacaatacttgttcaattttaaaaatcaagagataatttactttgtgtctattttaccctgctatttattatttgacatatttctcaaaacattaaatttaataaagtcaaaggataaaatagtaatattacccTTAcccttattatttattgtttcttaagggatgtgtcaagtcaatagtgaataactattgttggacagagggagtgtgtttctttttagagtcaaactataaaaatgttgactaacattttacaatgtattttttcattatattgatttttttttaaaaagtgcaatttataatactttccGTATagcttttgaatatttaatttttttgtttaaaatattgaattgatgcaatctaatttaactttcgaaaaacgcaacatgacaaataaaagtgatcAGAGAGAGTATTATTTGATCACTTAATAAATCAGGATagaatcaattattttttcccaTTTTGCCCCTAcatacaattaatatgaccttTGGAAGTTCAAACAAATTtgaagattcaatttttttttctttttcaagaagctaattaatatgaagaaaaaacaaaataataaaattgatcgaTTCATTCATAATTTCTTAATCCCcgtataaaatagaaaatgatcatctaatataggacagagggagtagaAAGCTACAAAGTCAGAATATAATACTCCCTATTGATTTTTACTTATCCACTTTGAATTATGCACGCCTTTTTGGTAAAACAATacttaatatgaaaattttatcacaatatttatattagttaaTGTATAATCTtagacattaaaaaataatttgataaataagtTATGAATATTGaggataaaatatgaaaaaatatgtttctctctaaatatgaaaaaaaaataaagggaatAACAATTAACGGGTCGTACTAATTAAGAAAGTACTACATGTGCTAATTAATTGACTTTAGAAAATTATTCACAAATCATTGGGACTNtaagggcaattttgtacatttgacataactttaatttaggaccacaagattcaaaagtcttctttatttacttaaactccgtgccaagtcaaaccaggtcattctttatgaaacggagggagtacttaatatgaaaattttatcataatatttatattagttaaTGTATAATCTTAgacattgaaaaataatttgataaataagtTATGAATATTGaggataaaatatgaaaaaacatGTTTCTctctaaatatgaaaaaaaataaagggaatAACAATTAACGGGTCATACTAATTAAGAAAGTACTACATGTGCTAATTAATTGACTTTAGAAAGTTATTCACAAATCATTGGGACTTTACGTTGTCAAATAACATGAGCTAATGAAATTGTTATCGACTTTGAAATGGACTAACATAATTAAAtagacctttttttttcttcgatAGGGGACAACTCCTATGTACaagttgattttaaaaaa
This genomic window contains:
- the LOC125856660 gene encoding auxin efflux carrier component 5-like — its product is MIEWLDIYKVIEAMMPLYLALGLGYGSVKWWHKLSAEHCDAINRLNYFFVLPFFTFDFISQVNPYKMNYLFICGDLIAKAIIGFFLTLWANFYSKGNFSWSITTFSFCSLTNALVMGIPVMNAMSPQVGVDLVIQSLAIQFLIWSIIIQFMMELKNAKDEIMTCEGANQDLEGNDNNNASKNTTPSLGSVMTIVWTKLSKNPNFYACFLGIMWSLVADRWHFVLPNIVKECISIMSKAGSGIGMFTIGVFVAMQQKIMAGGTGVIVFGLFLRFFIGPATMTIGSFVVGLHGNVLRASILQAALPPGIASFVLAKEYGVHPEIVSAVVIIGILVSLPIMIAYYAVSELTH